The Hemibagrus wyckioides isolate EC202008001 linkage group LG25, SWU_Hwy_1.0, whole genome shotgun sequence genome has a segment encoding these proteins:
- the gpr31 gene encoding 12-(S)-hydroxy-5,8,10,14-eicosatetraenoic acid receptor, whose translation MEYHPSDNCTAGSKDLYKFYFSVMIMEFILALPLNLSVIYLFIFKLKFWKSKSNNIFLFNLVLADILLLICLPVRAYYFQRGERRSNNKTLCQSVLFMLFLNRGASIAFLTIISINRYFSVVHPGIKNPFKIRKRSILISVLVWVVLLPLTIPSLLTSFECCNDDMDKTPNKENDITITFRELVFFTPVLIPSIILVYCTIRITNRLKEKTVGDRTKLRRAVFLVTLVVLVFVFCFWPSAISRLVLLMFRRQKFQTAEEIAVQVYDGLMCLSYLDCLLDPIVYCLSSTKFKHVYMSTYLPFLMKGHHVEHH comes from the coding sequence ATGGAGTACCACCCAAGCGACAACTGTACAGCTGGAAGTAAGGATCTGTACAAGTTCTACTTCTCGGTGATGATCATGGAGTTTATCCTGGCTCTTCCTCTGAACCTCAGCGTGATCTACCTCTTCATTTTTAAACTCAAATTCTGGAAATCTAAAAGCAATAACATTTTTCTCTTCAATCTGGTCCTGGCGGATATCCTGCTGCTGATCTGTTTGCCGGTCAGGGCGTACTACTTCCAGCGTGGGGAGAGACGGAGTAACAACAAGACCTTGTGCCAGTCGGTTCTCTTCATGCTCTTCTTAAACCGAGGAGCAAGTATCGCCTTCCTGACCATCATCTCCATTAACCGTTACTTCAGCGTGGTTCACCCTGGCATTAAGAACCCCTTCAAGATCAGGAAAAGAAGCATTCTCATCTCCGTTCTGGTCTGGGTCGTGCTCTTGCCTCTGACCATCCCATCCCTGCTGACCTCCTTCGAGTGCTGCAACGACGACATGGACAAGACGCCCAACAAAGAGAACGACATCACTATCACCTTCAGAGAGCTGGTGTTTTTCACGCCAGTTCTCATTCCATCTATCATCCTGGTCTACTGTACTATCAGGATCACCAACAGGCTGAAGGAGAAGACGGTCGGCGACAGGACCAAGCTGAGAAGAGCCGTCTTCCTGGTCACTCTGGTCGTCTTGGTGTTTGTTTTCTGCTTTTGGCCGTCTGCTATTTCGAGGTTGGTCCTGCTGATGTTTAGACGCCAGAAGTTTCAGACAGCGGAGGAAATCGCCGTCCAGGTCTACGACGGACTCATGTGCCTCTCGTATCTGGATTGCCTCCTGGACCCCATCGTCTACTGCCTGAGCAGTACTAAGTTTAAACACGTGTACATGTCCACCTATTTGCCTTTCCTGATGAAAGGACACCACGTGGAACATCACTGA